In the genome of Nocardioides marmoribigeumensis, one region contains:
- a CDS encoding lipopolysaccharide biosynthesis protein translates to MTSARRRSVASLGLGSVGAGVLAYVFFVTATRALGPQDAAAVSVLWTWWSFTAAAITFPLQHWITRTVEAAGGERAVRDALPRLGVLVAAVAVGSGLVSWGGGERLFRTGGPTFPVLVAVVTLGAGLLGVVRGHLTGRGRFSAVGLNLVLENAVRSVAALGLAALGWTEPWAFGLALVAGYAVAVANGRALVSWHDTGSDQAESPVRAVGATGLGQLLAQVALTGAPVVLALSGGRAQDVTALFAGLALFRAPYTVATALMASVTGRLTRQWLEGTASAWRRVEAVVAGLVVVGTGAGALLAAWIGAWLVALVFGKDVVLGDGVAALLAAGTVLAMGNLVLAVMIVAQGRSAALVRGWAFGGVVGLAWMLVSPLSPVVDVAWLFVMVEGAALAWLGIEEVSGARRAAAPR, encoded by the coding sequence GTGACGTCAGCGCGACGGCGCTCGGTCGCCTCCCTCGGACTCGGCTCGGTGGGTGCGGGAGTCCTCGCCTACGTCTTCTTCGTCACCGCCACGCGCGCGCTCGGTCCGCAGGACGCGGCTGCCGTCTCGGTGCTGTGGACCTGGTGGAGCTTCACCGCGGCGGCGATCACCTTCCCCCTCCAGCACTGGATCACCCGCACGGTCGAGGCCGCGGGCGGTGAGCGTGCGGTGCGAGACGCCCTGCCCCGGCTGGGGGTGCTGGTCGCGGCGGTCGCCGTCGGGTCGGGGCTGGTCTCGTGGGGCGGGGGCGAGCGGCTGTTCCGCACCGGGGGCCCGACGTTCCCCGTCCTGGTCGCGGTGGTGACGCTCGGCGCGGGGCTGCTGGGCGTCGTACGCGGACACCTGACGGGGCGGGGTCGCTTCTCGGCCGTCGGCCTCAACCTCGTGCTGGAGAACGCCGTCCGCAGCGTCGCCGCCCTCGGCCTCGCCGCGCTCGGCTGGACCGAGCCGTGGGCGTTCGGGCTCGCGCTCGTCGCGGGCTACGCCGTCGCCGTGGCCAACGGCCGCGCGCTCGTCTCGTGGCACGACACCGGCTCCGACCAGGCCGAGAGCCCGGTGCGGGCCGTCGGCGCGACCGGCCTGGGACAGCTGCTCGCGCAGGTCGCGCTCACCGGCGCGCCGGTGGTCCTCGCGCTGTCGGGCGGACGGGCGCAGGACGTGACCGCGCTGTTCGCCGGGCTCGCGCTCTTCCGGGCGCCCTACACCGTGGCGACGGCGCTGATGGCCTCGGTCACCGGGCGACTCACCCGCCAGTGGCTGGAGGGCACCGCGTCCGCCTGGCGGCGGGTGGAGGCCGTCGTGGCCGGGCTCGTCGTCGTCGGCACCGGGGCGGGCGCGCTGCTGGCCGCGTGGATCGGCGCCTGGCTGGTGGCGCTGGTCTTCGGCAAGGACGTGGTGCTCGGCGACGGCGTCGCTGCGCTGCTCGCCGCCGGCACCGTCCTCGCGATGGGCAACCTCGTGCTCGCGGTGATGATCGTGGCCCAGGGACGCAGCGCCGCCCTGGTGCGCGGGTGGGCGTTCGGCGGCGTGGTCGGGCTGGCGTGGATGCTGGTCTCCCCGCTCTCGCCGGTGGTCGACGTGGCGTGGCTGTTCGTCATGGTGGAGGGCGCAGCCCTTGCCTGGCTGGGGATCGAGGAGG
- the rfbA gene encoding glucose-1-phosphate thymidylyltransferase RfbA — MRGIILAGGSGTRLHPITTALSKQLVPVYDKPMIYYPLTTLMLAQVREIQIITTPHDQAAFQHLLGDGSQFGLDLSWKVQDEPKGLAQAFHICADHVRGHSSALVLGDNIFYGAGMGLALNRFQTIDGAMIFGYHVADPRSYGVVEMGEDGVALSLEEKPEKPRSRLAVPGLYFYGPDVVDKAADLQPSPRGELEITDLNRRYLEEGRLRVELLPRGTAWLDTGTFDSLNDASNFVRTIEARQGSKIGSPEEVAWRMGWLSDDDLRERGEALAKSGYGDYLLSLLELPEEFVEGPLADPIG; from the coding sequence ATGCGCGGGATCATCCTCGCCGGCGGGTCCGGCACGCGGCTCCACCCGATCACCACGGCGCTGAGCAAGCAGCTCGTGCCGGTCTACGACAAGCCGATGATCTACTACCCGCTGACCACGCTGATGCTGGCGCAGGTCCGGGAGATCCAGATCATCACGACGCCGCACGACCAGGCGGCCTTCCAGCACCTGCTGGGCGACGGCAGCCAGTTCGGGCTCGACCTGTCGTGGAAGGTGCAGGACGAGCCCAAGGGGCTGGCGCAGGCCTTCCACATCTGCGCCGACCACGTGCGCGGCCACTCCAGCGCCCTGGTGCTGGGCGACAACATCTTCTACGGCGCCGGGATGGGCCTGGCCCTCAACCGGTTCCAGACGATCGACGGGGCGATGATCTTCGGCTACCACGTGGCCGACCCCCGCAGCTACGGCGTGGTCGAGATGGGCGAGGACGGCGTGGCCCTGTCGCTGGAGGAGAAGCCGGAGAAGCCGCGGTCGCGCCTGGCCGTCCCGGGCCTGTACTTCTACGGTCCCGACGTCGTCGACAAGGCCGCCGACCTCCAGCCGAGCCCCCGCGGCGAGCTGGAGATCACCGACCTCAACCGCCGCTACCTCGAGGAGGGCCGCCTGCGGGTCGAGCTGCTCCCCCGCGGCACGGCGTGGCTGGACACCGGCACCTTCGACTCCCTCAACGACGCCAGCAACTTCGTGCGCACGATCGAGGCGCGCCAGGGCAGCAAGATCGGGTCGCCGGAGGAGGTCGCCTGGCGCATGGGCTGGCTCAGCGACGACGACCTGCGCGAGCGCGGCGAGGCGCTGGCCAAGTCCGGCTACGGCGACTATCTCCTGAGCCTGCTCGAGCTGCCCGAGGAGTTCGTCGAGGGCCCGCTGGCCGACCCGATCGGCTGA
- the rfbB gene encoding dTDP-glucose 4,6-dehydratase: MRNLLVTGGAGFIGANFVRHVVEHTDDAVVVLDKLTYAASPEALADLPEDRVRTVVGDVADAELVGRLVQDADVVVHFAAESHNDNSLRDPWPFVHTNIVGTAVLLEAVRHHGVRLHHVSTDEVYGDLELDEPRRFEEGSPYRPSSPYSASKAAADHLVRAWVRSMGVRATLSNCSNNYGPWQHTEKFIPRQITNLLSGRRVKLYGEGLNVRDWIHVDDHSSAVLAILDRGEVGETYLIGAENERANIDVVRAILRSLGHAEDDFDRVTDRVGHDLRYAIDPSKLRAELGWEPRFADFDAGLADTIRWYADHRDWWEQGKDQVEAAYAKAGQ; this comes from the coding sequence GTGAGGAATCTCCTGGTCACCGGCGGCGCCGGGTTCATCGGCGCGAACTTCGTGCGGCACGTGGTCGAGCACACCGACGACGCGGTCGTCGTCCTGGACAAGCTGACCTACGCCGCGTCCCCCGAGGCGCTGGCCGACCTGCCCGAGGACCGCGTGCGCACGGTCGTCGGCGACGTCGCGGACGCCGAGCTCGTCGGCCGGCTCGTGCAGGACGCCGACGTGGTCGTGCACTTCGCCGCCGAGTCTCACAACGACAACTCCCTGCGCGACCCGTGGCCCTTCGTGCACACCAACATCGTGGGCACGGCCGTGCTGCTCGAGGCGGTCCGCCACCACGGCGTGCGGCTGCACCACGTGTCGACCGACGAGGTCTACGGCGACCTCGAGCTCGACGAGCCCCGTCGCTTCGAGGAGGGCAGCCCCTACCGGCCGAGCAGCCCCTACTCCGCCTCCAAGGCGGCCGCCGACCACCTCGTGCGCGCCTGGGTGCGCAGCATGGGGGTCCGGGCCACCCTGTCCAACTGCTCCAACAACTACGGCCCCTGGCAGCACACCGAGAAGTTCATCCCCCGGCAGATCACCAACCTGCTCTCCGGACGCCGGGTCAAGCTCTACGGCGAGGGGCTCAACGTCCGCGACTGGATCCACGTCGACGACCACAGCTCGGCGGTCCTGGCGATCCTCGACCGCGGCGAGGTCGGCGAGACCTACCTCATCGGCGCCGAGAACGAGCGCGCCAACATCGACGTCGTGCGCGCCATCCTGCGCTCCCTCGGGCACGCGGAGGACGACTTCGACCGCGTGACCGACCGGGTGGGCCACGACCTGCGCTACGCCATCGACCCGTCCAAGCTGCGCGCCGAGCTGGGCTGGGAGCCGCGCTTCGCCGACTTCGACGCGGGCCTGGCCGACACGATCAGGTGGTACGCCGACCACCGCGACTGGTGGGAGCAGGGCAAGGACCAGGTCGAGGCGGCCTACGCGAAGGCGGGTCAGTGA